The following coding sequences lie in one Treponema sp. OMZ 790 genomic window:
- a CDS encoding DNA methyltransferase: protein MERIQLFNDHFQNYKVYGIPKAQLIIADIPYNIGKNAYGSNPSWYIDGDNANGESELAGKQFFDTDKNFRPPEFMHFCSKMLIKEPKEKGKAPCMIVFCAFEQQFELIQLARKYGLNNYINLVFRKNFSAQVLKANMRIVGNCEYAVLFYREKLPKFNNDGRMIFNCFDWVRDNELPKVHPTQKPVKVIENLIRIFTDENDVVIDPVAGSGHNAFSGKEFKPQSLRF, encoded by the coding sequence ATGGAACGCATACAATTATTTAATGACCATTTTCAAAATTACAAAGTATACGGAATTCCGAAAGCACAGTTAATCATCGCCGATATTCCGTACAACATCGGGAAGAACGCATACGGCAGTAATCCGAGCTGGTATATCGATGGAGACAATGCAAACGGCGAATCGGAGCTTGCGGGCAAACAGTTTTTTGATACGGACAAAAATTTTAGACCGCCCGAGTTTATGCACTTTTGCAGCAAGATGTTAATTAAAGAGCCGAAAGAAAAAGGCAAAGCACCATGTATGATTGTATTCTGTGCTTTTGAACAGCAATTTGAGCTTATACAGCTTGCAAGAAAATACGGGCTTAATAATTACATCAATCTCGTATTTCGTAAAAACTTTTCTGCTCAAGTCTTAAAAGCAAATATGCGGATTGTCGGGAACTGTGAATATGCGGTTTTATTCTACCGTGAAAAATTACCCAAATTCAATAATGACGGGCGAATGATTTTTAATTGCTTCGATTGGGTTCGTGATAATGAGCTTCCGAAAGTTCACCCGACGCAAAAACCCGTAAAGGTAATTGAAAACTTAATCCGCATTTTCACGGACGAGAACGATGTAGTAATTGACCCCGTCGCAGGAAGCGGCCACAACGCTTTTAGCGGCAAAGAATTTAAACCGCAGAGCTTACGGTTTTGA